A window of Mucilaginibacter sp. PAMC 26640 contains these coding sequences:
- a CDS encoding DNA primase, whose amino-acid sequence MITKPTIDRIMEATDIVEVIGEFVQLKKRGANFVGLSPFANERTPSFTVSPAKGIFKDFSTGKGGSAITFLMELEKFTYPEALKWLAKKYGIEIEETEVSAEDKAEDNRRESLMIATGYAAKFFHESLLDSDEGQSIGLSYFKERGFTNDTIKKFELGYSPDQWEAFTDSALKAGYLEEFLVESGLSVKRDNGKLYDRYRGRVMFPIHSFTGRVIAFGGRTLKTDKNVPKYVNSPESEIYHKSNILYGLYFAKKSIREEDNCYLVEGYADVLSVSQAGIDNVVASSGTSLTAEQIKLISRFTKNITILYDGDAAGIKASLRGLDMILEQGLNVKVVSFPDGHDPDSYVRKLGTNAFKKHIEENKKDFILYKTDLLLKDAGKDPIKKADVIREVVESIAKIPDSIKASVFIKECSHIMQIDERALLTELNKMRQAKAKKDYQQEQNHRPAEMPDEPHFFDEPVEEKPKLIDTQEKEIVRLLLLYGNKMIDWDGIANTYIGPFMIAELSDVEFDEPSCKAFVEIYQKEVENGVLPEEQHFIHHPDKGIVDVVVTLLATKYTLSENWYEMHKILVPDETENMKATILGAIFHLKMHKVGKILENLRGELQKATSDADQDILLNQYMHMKKVEKTISDYLGSVILK is encoded by the coding sequence ATGATCACCAAACCCACCATCGACCGTATAATGGAAGCCACAGATATTGTGGAGGTGATTGGCGAATTTGTGCAGTTAAAAAAACGCGGGGCCAATTTCGTGGGTTTGTCTCCCTTTGCTAATGAGCGTACCCCTTCTTTTACTGTTTCGCCTGCTAAAGGGATCTTCAAGGATTTCTCTACCGGTAAAGGCGGCAGTGCCATTACTTTTTTAATGGAGCTGGAAAAGTTTACTTATCCGGAAGCTCTTAAATGGCTGGCCAAAAAATACGGTATCGAGATAGAGGAAACGGAAGTATCAGCAGAGGATAAAGCGGAAGATAACCGCCGCGAAAGCCTTATGATCGCCACCGGCTACGCGGCTAAATTTTTCCACGAAAGCTTGTTGGATAGTGACGAGGGCCAGAGCATCGGACTTAGCTATTTTAAGGAACGCGGTTTTACCAATGATACCATCAAGAAATTTGAGCTGGGCTATTCGCCCGATCAATGGGAAGCCTTTACCGATAGCGCCCTGAAGGCCGGCTACCTGGAAGAATTCCTGGTAGAGAGCGGCCTGTCGGTTAAGCGCGATAACGGCAAACTGTACGACAGATATCGTGGCCGGGTGATGTTTCCCATCCATAGCTTTACAGGCCGGGTAATTGCCTTTGGCGGCCGTACGCTTAAAACAGATAAGAATGTTCCTAAGTACGTCAATTCCCCGGAATCGGAGATCTATCATAAATCCAATATCCTTTACGGGTTATACTTCGCCAAGAAATCTATTCGTGAGGAGGACAACTGTTACCTGGTAGAAGGGTATGCAGATGTACTCTCGGTTTCGCAGGCGGGTATAGACAATGTGGTGGCCTCATCAGGCACGTCACTTACAGCAGAACAGATCAAGCTCATTAGTCGCTTTACCAAGAATATCACCATTCTTTATGATGGCGATGCGGCGGGGATAAAAGCTTCCCTGCGCGGGTTGGATATGATTCTGGAGCAGGGCCTCAACGTAAAAGTGGTTTCGTTTCCTGATGGGCATGATCCGGATTCTTACGTGCGCAAACTGGGGACCAACGCCTTCAAAAAGCATATTGAGGAAAATAAGAAAGACTTTATACTATATAAAACGGACCTGCTTTTAAAAGATGCCGGTAAAGACCCCATAAAAAAAGCCGATGTGATCCGGGAGGTGGTTGAAAGCATCGCAAAGATCCCCGATTCTATCAAGGCCTCGGTTTTTATAAAGGAGTGCAGCCATATCATGCAAATTGATGAGCGTGCGCTGCTTACCGAACTCAACAAGATGCGCCAGGCTAAGGCCAAAAAGGATTATCAGCAGGAGCAAAACCACCGCCCTGCCGAAATGCCGGATGAGCCGCACTTTTTTGATGAGCCTGTAGAGGAGAAGCCAAAGCTGATCGACACGCAGGAGAAAGAGATCGTTCGCTTGCTGCTTTTATATGGTAACAAGATGATCGATTGGGATGGTATCGCCAATACCTATATCGGCCCTTTTATGATAGCCGAGCTAAGTGATGTGGAGTTTGATGAACCAAGCTGCAAGGCGTTTGTAGAGATCTACCAGAAAGAGGTCGAAAACGGCGTTTTGCCGGAGGAACAGCATTTTATCCATCATCCAGATAAAGGTATTGTGGATGTGGTAGTAACCCTGCTGGCCACCAAATATACATTGAGTGAAAATTGGTACGAGATGCACAAGATACTGGTGCCCGATGAAACGGAGAACATGAAGGCTACAATACTTGGCGCTATCTTTCACCTCAAAATGCATAAGGTTGGCAAAATTCTGGAGAACCTGCGCGGTGAGTTGCAAAAGGCAACATCAGATGCCGACCAGGATATTTTGCTGAACCAGTATATGCATATGAAAAAGGTAGAAAAGACGATTTCTGATTATTTAGGGTCGGTGATATTAAAATAA